Below is a window of Sulfitobacter sp. SK012 DNA.
ACCAGACCGGGCGCAACTAAACGACCAGCTCCGTAGATCCCCATCAGACGGCGGAAAACGAGCGACCCGATCAAGAAAGCGCCGGATTGGGCCAGCATCGCCAACCCAAATTGCGCAGGGGACAGCCCAACGTCCCCCATCAGGACGAAAGGCAGAAACGTGGCTTGGGCGTAAATCGCGCCAAGTGATCCTCCCATTACCATTGATGCCGTCACGAAATGCTTGTTTGCTAGCAGCATGCGGTAAGTGCGGCCCAACTGCGGTAGGTTTAGGCGACTTCGATCCGCGACAACTGTTTCCTTCATCGAAAAAATGACGACGGCAATGACGATGATGCCAATCAGGCTCATCAAAACAAAGATCGACCGCCAGCCAAAGAGAGGTAACATCAGGCCACTCAGTGACGGGGCGAGTGCCGGACCAAGTGCCAGAATTATCCCGATCAGGTTCATGATCCGGGAAGAGCGTTCGTCGGTAAAAAGATCACGCACCAGCGCGCGCGCGATCGCAATGCCAACCGATGCCCCAACGCCTTGCGCAAAGCGGGCGGCGATCAACACTTCAACAGTCGGGGCAAATAGAGCGAGGATACTCGCGGCACAATAGAGCGCAATGAAACCTACCGTCACGGGGCGTCGACCCAGAGCGTCCGACAATGGCCCAGCGATAAGTTGTGCGCAGGCAAAGCCGCCAAAGTAGAGCGTCAGAGTGAGCTTTATCACGGCATCACTAGAGCCAAACACTTCCGTCAAAGCTGTCATTGTAGGGGTGAAGAGCGCCATTGAGACGGGGCCGACTGCTACCAGCAAAGCGCCGATCAGGCTGACGCGTCGTCCGCTCATTAGGGGGGTGGTCATGGACGATCTTCCGCCTCGACTGGCATTGATCGTGCGGTATCTAAGTTTGTGCAGATTGCCTTGGCCAACTCCATAAACACGTCGCTTTGTTGCATGTCTAACCCGCTCAGCGCAGTGTCACTTGCGCGGGCCCCTGCTTGGGCGATTTTGGCCAGAAGGGACGGCGCTGTGTCTGTCAGCGATACTATCTTGGCACGGCGATCTTTGGGATCACAGCCGCGAGCAACCAGCCCCGCGCGCTCCAGCCGGTCAAGAAACCCGGTCAGGCTCATCGGGGCCATTCCCAGCCGTTCTGCCAGTTGGTGCTGCCTGATGTCGCCACAGCGCGCCATATGGGCCAATACGCGAGCTTCGGCGGTGGTTACGGGAATGGCGGCACTCTCGATCTCGCGCTCGAGCGCGCATCGCATCAACCGCGCGAGGTCATTGATCAAAAAGCCAAGGCTATCGGGGTTAATTGCGGTGTCTTGTGGCATCAGGTGTCCAATTGGTAAGTTTACCTTATTATCATGTAGGCTTATCGTAGTGACTGGATAGGTCAAGCACTTGCTCCAAACGATTAGCACCCAGCGTCAATGTGATGGTCTTTGACGGATGCAATGGCTCGACAGGTGACGGCAGGGGAGCTAGGCCAAGAGTAGAAATGAAATGGTCCAAGGGATGACGCATGATTGAACCGGTGCCACTGACCCGTGATCTTGTTCTGATCGGAGGTGGGCATGCCCACGCGCTGGTGTTGCGCAAATGGGGCATGAACCCGCTGCCTGGCGCACGTCTGACGGTAATCAACCCCGGTCCCACGGCACCTTATACCGGTATGTTGCCGGGGCACGTCGCGGGGCATTATTCACGCGACATGCTTGAGATCGATCTCGTGCGGCTTTGTCGGCATGCGGGTGCTCGACTTATTCTTGGGGCAGCCAATGCAATAGACCGGAATGCGAAGGTGATCACGGTCGATGGCCGTGGGGACATCGCCTATGACGTGGCTTCGATTGATATTGGAATTACGGCGCGCATGGACCTGCCGGGATTTGCTGAACATGCGGTGGGGGCTAAGCCGCTGGATGTGTATGCGGAAACATGGCGGAATTATCTAGATCGGGCGAAAAGCGGCTCTGTTTCAGGGGAAATTGCAGTTATTGGAGGTGGCGTCGCCGGGTGTGAGCTGGCGATGGCAATGGCCTATGCCTTGGGAGAGGTGGGAACTGCAGCGCAGGTTACCGTAATTGAGGCGGGTTCTGAGATCTCGGGTGTTGGGCGCCGTGCGCGGGCGCAGATGATCCAGGCAATGGCGTCGCTTGGTGTGTCAGTGCGGTTGAATGCGCAAGTGACGCAGATTGATGCGGATCAGGTTCAGCTACAGGGTCAAGACCCGGTGCCTGCCACTTTGTGCGTCGGTGCTGCTGGCGCGTTTCCTCATGTCTGGATCGCGCAAACCGATCTGCCTTTGAAGGACGGATTTATTGAAATAGAGCCTGATTTGACTGTGCGGGGCGACCCAACTCTTTTTGCGGTTGGTGATTGCGCACATATGTCATGGGCCCCGCGACCCAAAGCCGGCGTTTTTGCGGTTCGGGCGGCTCCAGTGCTGCATGATAACTTGCGGGCAGCTTTGATGGGGACCAGGCGTAGATCGTTTAGGCCGCAAAAAAACTACCTCAAGCTGATCTCCTTGGGCGGCAAATCGGCGATGGCAGAAAAATATGGCATGACGCTCGCGGGGCCCGCGCTTTGGCGTTGGAAAGACCGCATTGATTGCGCGTTCATGGATCGGCTGAGTGACTTGCCGCAGATGAAACGGAGCCATCCCCCTGCCGCATCAGCCCTTGATGTACAAGAAATGATGTCTGTGAAACCGCTTTGTGGTGGGTGTGGTGCAAAAGTTGGGGCCGGTGCACTTGCTAGTGCCGTATCGTCTCTAACACAGGGAAATAGGGCTGATTTAGTCACTGGAGCGGGGGATGATGCAGCCGTTTTCCGACAAGCTGGTGGGGGATTTCAGGTCATGAGCACGGACCATCTGCGCGCGATGGTTCACGACCCGGTGCAGATGACCCGGATCGCTGCTGTGCATGCATTGGGCGATGTTTGGGCCATGGGGGCTGCTCCGCAAGCGGCACTGGCCAGCATCATTTTGCCGCAGATGAGCCCGGAACTTCAAGCGCGGACCCTCAAAGAGATGACCCATGCGGCGAACGAGGTTTTCACCAAAGCCGGTGCTGCGTTGGTCGGCGGGCACACTACAAGCGGCGCGGAACTGACCGTTGGGTTTACGGTGACCGGGCTTAGGGACCAGATGCCGATTACTGTCGGAGGGGCAAAGGCCGGCGACGTGCTGGTGTTGACCCGGCCGATTGGTTCAGGGGTTGTGATGGCAGGACACATGGACGGCCGTGCGCCGGGTCGCGTGGTGACCGAAGTCCTGAAGGTTATGCAAACCCCGCAATCCGCTGCTGCACAGGTGCTGAAGTCCGCGCATGCGATGACGGATGTGACGGGGTTTGGCCTAGCGGGGCATGTGCAGGCAATATGTGCGGCGTCGGGTGTCCAAGCCGAGCTGTGGCAGAACAAGATTCCAGTGTATGACGGCGCACGGGCTTTGTCTCAAGCAGGTGTGTTTTCGTCTCTATTACAGGCAAATCGCGACAATGCACCGATAGAAGGCGTCGGTGATCCGCTGCTGCACGATCCGCAAACGGCGGGTGGACTGCTTGCGGCACTTCCCAAGACTGCGGCGGCCAAGGCGATCGTGGCGCTGGAGGCCGAAGGTGAGATGGGCGTCATTATCGGTCAGCTCACCGAAGGATTTGGGCCTATCAAGCTGGTATAGTTTGTGACGTCAACGCTCGCGCAGCGCTGGCAAGGGTCGCATCCGACAGGTCATCCAGTGTTATGGCGCGCATTGATGTGTCGCTGCGCGTTGCTGATTTTGCATAGCGGGGGTCATAATGTTCGGACACCAGTCGCGCGGCCAATGTGGCAAAATCACCTGAGCTGCCACATGCCTGCCAACTCGCGATCGTTTCAGCGGCATGGTAGGGCCGGAGTTTGTCGATAAGCCGGTGCAAGGTGACCGCGTCTTGGGTTAGATCAGCGTAGGCGCGGCACAGGAAGTCTGCGCGGGCGTCGAGTGGGGCGTGCAGTTCAACACGGGGGGCCGCACACATGCGCGCCCAAAGCGACGGCGGAATAAGCCGTGCGCCGATCTTGCTGCTTTCCGCTTCGATCCATGTTGTTTGAGCCGGATCGAGATGGCCCAAAGCAGTCGCTAAATGGCTCTCAAACATCTTCTGCGACGGCTGGTCCTGTGATAATCCGCCGAAAAGTGACCCGCGATGCTGAGCAATCCCTTCAAGGTCAATGACCTGCGCACCTGCCTCGCGAAGATGCTCCAACAGCCGGGTCTTGGCTGTGCCGGTGCCTCCTTCGATGACGCATAATTTGTGCAGCAGGGGGGTTGTATAGAGCGCGTTGACCACGAGCGTGCGGTAGCTGCGATACCCGCCCTCCACCAGCCGGACCCGCCAGCCAATTTGATCAAGGATCGTCGCAAAGGAATCAGAGCGTTGCCCGCCCCGCCAGCAATAGACCAACGGCTGCCATTCGCCGGGCTTATCTGCAAGCGGGCCTTGCAAGTGACGCGCGGCATTAGCCGACAACAGCGCTGCGCCGATTTTGCGCGCCCGAAATGCGCTGTCTTGCGCGTAGATGGTGCCAACCTCTGCACGTTCCGCGTCAGACAGAACAGGCAGATTGATCGCGCCAGGCAAGTGGTCTTCGGTAAATTCGGTGGGTGAGCGCACGTCGATGATCGTATCCGCTGGGATGGAAGAAAGAGCCGCAAGTGTGGTGAGTTTGACGGGGATCATGGGAGGTGCCTTCAGGCTTGATCCCTTTGTTCTAACGCTCTGAGGGCCGGGGTCCAGCGCTAAAGGCGGCTGTTCTGTTAGAGTGACTTGGGGCACGGGCCAAAAAATCGGCGTGATCTTGTAGCGGCCTTGAGTGTCAATGCAGGGAGGCGGGTCATCGAATTGTAGCAATTCGCGGGTCCCAAACCGCAGAAATTATCCACGGTCAGGGTTGTTTGCTGAATGGCAAAGCGAGCTAGAGAGCGCCGTATCAATCGACAATCACGCTACCTGGCAAGCGATCCTACGTTGGCTCGTTTTAGTTAGAACCAGCGCCCAATCCACAGTTTATCGCTGTCGATTTTCGTGATTGTCCCGACGAAGGCTGCGGGTGCTGTTGTGATGGGTGCATTGCTGTTGGTGGCCCATTGGGTGCCGTCCGCATAACGGATGTAGTCCCCATTTGCTGTGTTGCCGCTTTCGATCACTGCCCCTGTCGGCGTGCCGGCGTCCTGCGACACTGTGCCTACCATATTGCCGCTGTCGACAACCCGGCGCCAGTCGCTCCAGCCATTGTTGTCCACCCGAAAGAATGCGCCTTGGTCGCTGACCGTCTCAATCATGAACTGCGCGCCGCGTGTCGCATTTAGCGCTGCGGTCAGACCAACGAACGCGCCGTTGTTGGTTGGCGAATTGACCGGCACTGCGTTGTTGAGGGTGTTGCCCACAAGCGCGGATAAATCCCGAAGACCGTCCAGATCGTCAGATGCGTTATAGCGCACCACGCGATTGCCCAGACCAAAAGAGCCCACGCGCAAGAGGCGTTGTGCGGTGGTGTCATCGGTCGCGCCTTGAATAGCCGTACCAGATGCGGTGCCGTTTTGGGGATCAAACACCAGCGCGTCGTTCCAGGCATTGCCGTCATCAGACACCTTGATCGAAAAGGCGTCGCTGCCGTTCAGCCCCATTTCAGCGCGACCAGAAAAGCTGGTCTGGTAGAGCAGGGAGGCGGTGTTTCCCGCAAACCTTTTGTTGATTTTGAGTTGATGCCCCATCCCTGCATGATTGAGCAGCGTTGCTTCGCTGGACACGTTCAGGCGGTTGGTATTGTCAGCTGTGGCATTAACGCCAAGCCGGGGCAGATTTTCGGTTCCCCCACCAACGGCAGCCCAAAGGGTGCCATTCCAAGCCCGCAAAAGCTGAGCAGCGCTGTCCCATGCTCGCCACCCTTCGTGGGGGGTAACGAAATACCACGCGCCATCAAGGTAGGCGGCAATGCTGCCCCCTTGGCTAGCCCATGCACCATTTGGGCTGGGGCCAAGCGCAAAGGCCTGTCCTTCGACGGGCAGGCTGGGCGGATCAGTCGCGCCCACTGATTGCACGACAAGTTGGACGACAACATCCAGACGGCGCAACGCTTCGTTATGAGTGACGTGTTTTTGCGCCTGCGATGGCAAAATGAATGGCAAATTAAGGATGGGTGAGCGGTCGGGCATAGGGCCTCCGGGCAAATGTGAACATCTCCCGAAATCTGCGTGCTGGCGTTGAAAGAAATGACACTACGTCGTCCGGGGCGTTCATATCACATTAACATGTATAGTCTGGTCATAACCATGAACCGACTTGTTCCCCGGGTGTTAGACAGGATAAAGAGGGTTAACCAATTCCCGCCGCCGGACAGGGCCTATGCTGATCAGTATCGAAAAACGCTTCATGTTCTTGGCGAACACTAAGACCGCTTCGACCTCGATCGAAGATGCTCTTTTGCCATATACAGATATATACCGGGGTGGCACGCCAGCGCGCAAACACATTTCCGCACGAGACGCTTATCCCGCCTATCCGTTTTTATTCAAGCAGCCAGATTTCGCGCCGCGTACATTTTTCCGCTTTGGCGTCATGCGCGAGCCGATGGATTGGATCGGATCTTGGTTTCGCTACCGGAAAGGTAATCAAGTCGAGACCCCGCTGCCCGAAGAGATGGATTTCGCTGGGTTCTGGGAACAGAATGATTGGAACATTCGCCGGCCGAACGGCAATAAGCGCCTGCAAAGCGACATGTTCTGCCACCGGGATGGTCAGCCCATCGTCGATATGGTGATCCCGTTCCACGAGGTGGCTAAGACCTTTCAAGAGATTTGTGGTGCGCTAGGCATACCCGCACCGCTGCCCCATATGAACGCTAGTCACATCCAGATGCCTTCGGTCATTCCCGAGCGCCTCTTGGATGAGGTGCGAGAATACTATGCCGTTGATTATGCCCTTTGGGATCAGCTGGACGCGTTGAATGCCAACGGTAGGAATAAACTCATGACCCGGATTGGACCGGCTGTTCGGAAAAAAATGGCAACGGCTCAGGCGGGCAAAAGGTAGCTTTGATTGCCCATGTGACGCGGCGAGCGATAATACTCGGTTCAATCGCTAAAGATCATTGCGCCGTGTTGGCCGAGGTAGATCCGGAGCCAGGGCGTGAAATCCTCTGGTGTTGCTTGGATTTCCGCCATCAAATCGTTGTGTGAAACCCAGCGCGTGTTCATCACTTCGTCGGGGTTGGGCGACAAGGGCAGCGCGCCATCGACCTGTGCGACAAAGACTTCAACCACTTCATGTTCGATCAGTCCACCGCCTACATCTGCGCGGTATTCGACTTGCCCCACGTGGGTTGGCTGCAGGCCCTTGATCCCCAGTTCTTCGCCAAGCCTGCGTGTCGCGCAAACGCTAGGGTCTTCGTGCCAATCTGGATGGGTGCAGCATGTATTCGCCCAAAGACCTGGAGTGTGGTATTTTCCCAAAGCGCGTTGCTGAAGCAGAATTCGGTCGCCCTCCATCAAGAACACTGAGACCGCCATATGCCGCAAGCCGCGTTTATGCGCAGCCAGTTTCTCAACAGGCTGTAAGATGCCGTCAATCCAGGCGGGGATCATGATTGTGTGCAAGGGGGCCTCGATATCGAACATTTCAGACGCGCGTCTGTGACACGAGTCTGGTCAGGTGAGCAAGGTTCTATTCCCGATTTCAAATATACCAAGGGGGTGTTTTGCCCCAGCTTTTGCCAACTTAGGGCTCGAAAGATGGGCGACTAATGGCAAAGTTACTTTTTCTTGATCGGGAAAAAGGCGGCGGTTGGAAAGGTCATGCACAATGACGTCATTTGCGTGATGGTACCTTTACTCGCCAGTGCCCCACACTAAGTTCGTGTCATACAAGTGAGGAGTAATCACATGAATCGACTTTCCATCACGACAGTGGCGTTTGCGATGCTGGCGGCCCCTGTTTTTGCCGATGGCCACGCATCGGGAGACGCAGCAGCAGGCGAAAAGGTTTTTAAGAAATGTAAGGCTTGCCACTCGATCATAGCCGATGACGGGACCAAAATTCAAAAGGGCGGCCGGACTGGCCCGAACCTTTACGGTGTCTACGACCGGGTTGCCGGTACGTTTGATGGTTTCAAATTTGGCGGCTCGATCGTTGAGGCTGGCGAAAAGGGTCTAATGTGGAACGAGGCGGATTTTGTGTCCTATGTCGCAGACCCAAAGAAATTCTTGGCGACCTATTTGGATGACAAAAAGGCCAAATCCAAAATGTCACTCAAGATTAAGAAGGAAGCGGATGCACAGAACGTCTGGGCGTATCTAGTTTCCGTTGGCCCTGGGGCCCCCGCGTCAAACTAAAACGGCACATATGCGACATGAAACAGGCGGCCTGAGGGTCGCCTTTTTTTTGCCCGCCTTGTTTAAGAAATACTACTCAAAACTGAAAATCTGATTGGGCCTTCCTCGGCTTACAAAGCGATTGTGATACACAAGCAATGGACACGCAGGTTTTTTTGGACTTCCTGTAGGACCAAATAACAACCTGTTCGCGCGGCCCCCACCAACTGACATTGTCATTCCAACCTAGACAGCGAACGGCGGTGTGTCATGTTATTGGCATTACAATTTGGAAAGGCGATGCAATGATTGATGCACGGGCAGTGGCCAAGATCGCGGCAGATTACACAGCCGCTTGGAACTCTAAATCCGCTGAGGCTGTAGCTTCCTTTTACGCAAAGGATGGTGGAATTATTATCAACAATGGTGACCCATGGAGTGGTCGATCTCGCGTTCAGGACATGGCTGCGGGGTTTTATGCGGATGTTCCTGATCTGACGCTTACCTGCGATGATGTGCGCTGCGCTGGGAACCATGTGATTTTCGTTTGGACATTCACAGGACACGATGCGGCCACTGGCAACCCGCTCAATATTCGAGGCTGGGAAGAGTGGGAGATTGGTGAAGACCTTAAGGTAAAAGCGTCGCGCGGTTGGTTTGATGCCGAAGACTACGGACGGCAAGCTGAAGGAAAATAGCTTGCTCAATCGTTTTGAGAAAATTGACTCCGGTGCGTGCCGGACGTTGCCAGCGGCATCTCAAGCAGAGGTCCAAAATCCTCGCTAGAGGCGGTTTCGATGGAACGGCTCATGTATTGAAGAGGCTACACCTTTCGGGTGAGCGTTCCAGATTTGCCATCAAAATGGCGCCCGGTATTCTCACCGTTTGGCGTCAAGACGTTGTCCCGGCCAGCCTGAACGTACCCCCGTCAAGTTAGCTTCCCAGATTTCCACCCATTCCTCTCGGTTTGTATGGCGTTGCTATATGCCGAAAAAAGGAAGGTAGACTGCGCTTCTCTTGCTGCCTGTTGATTGGGTTTGGCCTCTGCAGGAGCGGATAATTTTCCTGGCACATCAAAAAATGCCGCCTCGACCGGAAAGTTCTGAAACTGCCAATAACGGGGTTTTGATTGAGCCTTCATAGCATCGAGCTAGGAAGGCTTCCCAAACTATGAAATTGCTCCTAACCTCAGCTGCGTCATGCGAGATACGCATTGCACCGTGACGGGTGTTCGTAACTGAACCAAAAAAAGGAGCTACCAATGGCTGACGCGCCAAAACGCACTGTCCTATATGATCTGCATGTGGAACTTGGTGGCAAAATGGTCGATTTTGCCGGTTGGGAAATGCCCGTTCAATACCCAATGGGCATCATGGGCGAACATGCCCAATGCCGTGAAAAAGCTGGGCTGTTTGACGTGAGCCATATGGGGCAGGTGATTCTGCGCGGTGAAGGCGTTGCAGAAAAGCTGGAGAGCATTGCCCCGTCGGCGTTCACGACACTGCCTGAAGGCAAGGCGCGCTATACTTTCTTCACAAATGAAGATGGTGGGATCATGGACGACCTGATCGTGACGAATGCAGGTGACCATATGTTTGTGGTGGTCAACGCAGCGCTGCGCCACCAAGATATTCCGCATATGGCCAAACACCTCGACGGTATCGAAGTCATTGAGATCTTTGATCGCGCATTGGTTGCGGTGCAGGGCCCCAAGGCCGAAGATGTCGTGGGCGAGCTTTGCCCTGCGGCGCGCGAATTGAAATTCATGGAATCCACACTGGCTGATATTGTTGGAGTCGAATGCCGCATCTCACGGTTGGGCTACACCGGCGAAGACGGGTATGAGATTTCGATACCTGAGGGTGATGCCGAAAAGGTAGCAAGAGCATTCCTCGCAGATGACGATTGTGCGCCCTCGGGCCTTGGCGCGCGCGACAGTTTGCGGCTTGAGGCTGGTCTGTGCCTCTATGGCAATGACATCGACAATTCGACATCACCTGTCGAAGCTTCCCTCAATTGGGCGATGCAGAAACGTCGCCGTGAAGAGGGTGGCTTCCCTGGAGCTGCACGCATTCAACGAGAGCTCTCAGAAGGTGCCGAAAAGAAATTAGTGGGCATCAAACCCGAAGGCCGCGCGCCTGCGCGCCAAGGTGTTGAGGTGCAGTGTGTCGATGGAAATACGATTGGCGCCATCACCTCGGGCGGCTTTGGCCCTACAGTTGGGGCGCCGGTTGCTATGGGTTACGTTTCGACGGCCCATGCTGTACCGGGCGAGAAGGTAAACCTCATCATTCGTGGCAAGGCTCAGCCTGCTGAAATCGTATCGCTGCCGTTCGTAAAGCAAAACTACAAACGCTAATTTCGGAGACTAAAAAATGACCACTTATTATTCTGATGACCATGAATGGATCACAGTCGACGGCGACATCGCCACTATCGGAATCACCCAGCATGCTGCAGATCAGCTGGGCGAGATTGTCTTTGTTGAACAAAAAGACGTCGGCGATGATTTTGAAAAAGGCGATGAGATCGGTGTTATCGAATCCGTCAAGGCGGCCTCGGAAATATACGCGCCGGTTGATGGCGAAGTCGTTGAGGCCAACGGTACACTTGAAGATGCACCGGGTTCCTTGAACGAAAACCCTGAGGGCGACGCTTGGATCTATAAGGTTAAGCTTGCTGATAAGGCACAGCTCGAAGACCTGATGGACCTGGACGGCTACAAAGCCTTGATCGGCTAAAGCAAGCCTCCACCCCTGACCATCCAGCGGTACTGGCTTGCGGAGCCACTGCCGCTTTTGGAATTTGACACAAGGAACTCAGAAATGTCCTTTCAACTCACCGATTACGAAGCCTATGACTTCGCAAATCGCCGTCACATTGGCCCCTCTGTAAAAGAGATGGCTGAGATGCTCAAAGTGATCGGTTTTAAGACTCTGGACGAGCTTATTGACGCGACCGTACCACCTGCGATCCGTCAAAAGGAGCCGCTGGATTGGGGCCCTGCAATGACAGAGCGCGACGCGCTTTTTCATATGAAGCAGATTGCTGAGAAGAACAAAGTTCTGACTTCGTTGATTGGCCAAGGGTATCACGGTACCACAACACCGGCTCCGATCTTGCGCAATATTCTGGAAAACCCAGCTTGGTATACAGCCTACACGCCGTATCAGCCCGAGATTTCGCAAGGCCGGCTTGAGGCGCTATTGAACTTCCAAACCATGGTTTCAGATTTGACCGGTTTGGATATCGCAAACGCTTCGCTTCTTGACGAATCCACTGCGGCCGCCGAGGCAATGACGATGGCAAAGCGGTCCGCGAAATCCAAGTCGGACAGCTTCTTTATTGATGAAAATTGCCACCCGCAGAACATCGCTGTCATGCGGACACGGGCTGAGCCTTTGGGCATCAATGTGATCGTAGGCTGTCCGAATGATCTGGACGCAAGTGCTGTGTTCGGGGCAATTTTTCAGTACCCTGGCACACACGGCCATGTGCGGGACTTCACGGATGCCATCGCCAGCTTGCATGAGAGCAAAGCGCTGGCTGTTGTCGCGGCCGATCCGCTCGCGTTGGCCCTGCTGAAGAGCCCCGGTGAAATGGGCGCTGATATTGCTATCGGATCAACCCAACGATTTGGGGTTCCAATGGGATACGGCGGTCCGCACGCTGCCTATATGGCCACCAAAGACGCCTACAAGCGTGGGATGCCGGGCCGTATCATTGGTGTGTCCATCGATGCGCGCGGCAACAAAGCTTACCGCTTGTCCTTGCAAACTCGGGAGCAACATATCCGCCGTGAAAAGGCCAACTCGAACGTTTGTACTGCCCAAGCACTGCTGGCTGTCATCGCGTCGATGTATGCGGTCTACCACGGTGCCGATGGTATCAAAGCAATCGCGCAATCGGTGCACCGCAAGACATCGCGGCTGGCGAAAGGTCTTGAAAGCCTTGGCTTTGATGTGCAGCCCGAGGTCTTTTTTGATACGATCACGGTAGAAGTTGGCGCCCTGCAGGGGGTCATCTTGAATGCTGCCGTGGAAAACGGGATCAACCTGCGCAAGGTTGGTAACTCCAAAGTTGGTATCTCTTTGGATGAGCAGACCCGTCCTGAAACCATCGAAGCTGTCTGGGCTGCGTTTGGTGGCAATATGAAGGACGATTCCAAGGCCAATCGGGAATACCGTTTGCCAAATCACGCGTTGCGCGAAAGTGAATATCTGACGCATCCGATTTTCCACCTGAACCGGGCCGAGGCGGAAATCACCCGCTATATGCGGCGTTTGGCAGATCGTGATCTTGCACTTGATCGGGCGATGATCCCGCTGGGTTCCTGCACGATGAAGCTGAATGCGACCATCGAAATGATCCCCGTTACGTGGCCCGAGTTTAGCAATCTGCACCCCTTTGTCCCCAAGGATCAGGCGTTGGGTTATCATGAGATGATTGATGATCTGAACGACAAATTGTGTCAGATCACTGGGTATGACGCCATCAGTCAGCAGCCGAATTCGGGTGCACAGGGCGAATATGCCGGCCTTTTGACCATTCGTGGCTATCACGCGGCACGTGGCGAGGCACATCGCAACATCTGCCTTATCCCGACCTCTGCGCATGGTACGAACCCAGCGTCGGCGCAGATGGTGGGTTATAAAGTGGTCCCCATCAAAGCCGATGATAAGGGTAACATTGATGTTGCCGATTTCCGCGAAAAAGCTGAAAAGCACTCGGCTGATCTTGCGGCGTGTATGATCACGTACCCGTCCACTCACGGTGTTTTTGAGACAACTGTGCAAGAAATTTGCCAGATCACGCATGATCACGGCGGTCAGGTCTATATCGACGGTGCCAACATGAATGCGATGGTCGGCCTGTCGCGTCCGGGTGACATTGGCGGCGACGTAAGTCACCTGAACTTGCATAAGACTTTTTGCATTCCTCATGGTGGTGGCGGTCCGGGCATGGGCCCGATCGGCGTAAAAGCACACTTGATAGAGCATCTGCCCGGGCATCCGGAATACGGCACAGATGTTGGACCAGTATCGGCAGCACCGTTTGGGTCCCCGTCGATCTTGCCGGTTAGCTGGGCATACGTCTTGCTGATGGGTGGGGCAGGCCTAACGCAGGCAACTAAGGTGGCAATCTTGAACGCGAACTATATCGCGGCGCGCCTGAAGGACAGTTACAACATCTTGTATACGTCTGAGACTGGTCGCGTGGCGCATGAGTGCATTCTCGACACCCGACCGCTTGATGAAGCGGGTCATGTCAGCGTGGATGATGTTGCCAAACGTCTAATCGACAGCGGCTTTCATGCGCCCACTATGTCCTGGCCAGTGTCTGGAACGCTGATGGTTGAACCCACAGAATCCGAACCCAAGGCAGAGCTGGATCGCTTCTGTGAAGCAATGTTGTCTATCCGAGGTGAGGCGCAGGACATTATCGACGGCAAGATTGATCCCGAAAACAATCCACTGAAGAATGCACCCCATACGGTGCGCGATCTGGTGGGTGACTGGGATCGGCCTTATAGCCGCGAACAGGCCTGCTTCCCTC
It encodes the following:
- a CDS encoding multidrug effflux MFS transporter, which gives rise to MTTPLMSGRRVSLIGALLVAVGPVSMALFTPTMTALTEVFGSSDAVIKLTLTLYFGGFACAQLIAGPLSDALGRRPVTVGFIALYCAASILALFAPTVEVLIAARFAQGVGASVGIAIARALVRDLFTDERSSRIMNLIGIILALGPALAPSLSGLMLPLFGWRSIFVLMSLIGIIVIAVVIFSMKETVVADRSRLNLPQLGRTYRMLLANKHFVTASMVMGGSLGAIYAQATFLPFVLMGDVGLSPAQFGLAMLAQSGAFLIGSLVFRRLMGIYGAGRLVAPGLVFIALGSIGTLTLLFWPPSFLHVMGPVAVYSFGIAFVMPAMSTAALAPFGKDAGAAAAMLGFIQMGSGLLIGSIGALMASTLTAMAVLIPLMGLAACINYKLYARLGAFDAKAPAG
- a CDS encoding MarR family winged helix-turn-helix transcriptional regulator; protein product: MPQDTAINPDSLGFLINDLARLMRCALEREIESAAIPVTTAEARVLAHMARCGDIRQHQLAERLGMAPMSLTGFLDRLERAGLVARGCDPKDRRAKIVSLTDTAPSLLAKIAQAGARASDTALSGLDMQQSDVFMELAKAICTNLDTARSMPVEAEDRP
- the selD gene encoding selenide, water dikinase SelD yields the protein MIEPVPLTRDLVLIGGGHAHALVLRKWGMNPLPGARLTVINPGPTAPYTGMLPGHVAGHYSRDMLEIDLVRLCRHAGARLILGAANAIDRNAKVITVDGRGDIAYDVASIDIGITARMDLPGFAEHAVGAKPLDVYAETWRNYLDRAKSGSVSGEIAVIGGGVAGCELAMAMAYALGEVGTAAQVTVIEAGSEISGVGRRARAQMIQAMASLGVSVRLNAQVTQIDADQVQLQGQDPVPATLCVGAAGAFPHVWIAQTDLPLKDGFIEIEPDLTVRGDPTLFAVGDCAHMSWAPRPKAGVFAVRAAPVLHDNLRAALMGTRRRSFRPQKNYLKLISLGGKSAMAEKYGMTLAGPALWRWKDRIDCAFMDRLSDLPQMKRSHPPAASALDVQEMMSVKPLCGGCGAKVGAGALASAVSSLTQGNRADLVTGAGDDAAVFRQAGGGFQVMSTDHLRAMVHDPVQMTRIAAVHALGDVWAMGAAPQAALASIILPQMSPELQARTLKEMTHAANEVFTKAGAALVGGHTTSGAELTVGFTVTGLRDQMPITVGGAKAGDVLVLTRPIGSGVVMAGHMDGRAPGRVVTEVLKVMQTPQSAAAQVLKSAHAMTDVTGFGLAGHVQAICAASGVQAELWQNKIPVYDGARALSQAGVFSSLLQANRDNAPIEGVGDPLLHDPQTAGGLLAALPKTAAAKAIVALEAEGEMGVIIGQLTEGFGPIKLV
- the mnmH gene encoding tRNA 2-selenouridine(34) synthase MnmH, with product MPVKLTTLAALSSIPADTIIDVRSPTEFTEDHLPGAINLPVLSDAERAEVGTIYAQDSAFRARKIGAALLSANAARHLQGPLADKPGEWQPLVYCWRGGQRSDSFATILDQIGWRVRLVEGGYRSYRTLVVNALYTTPLLHKLCVIEGGTGTAKTRLLEHLREAGAQVIDLEGIAQHRGSLFGGLSQDQPSQKMFESHLATALGHLDPAQTTWIEAESSKIGARLIPPSLWARMCAAPRVELHAPLDARADFLCRAYADLTQDAVTLHRLIDKLRPYHAAETIASWQACGSSGDFATLAARLVSEHYDPRYAKSATRSDTSMRAITLDDLSDATLASAARALTSQTIPA